The DNA window GTGGCACTAAAGTGAAAAGTGAGTAAGCGGCGCTCGCGCTGCCCCCCACCAACCTCACCAACACCACGACCACCACCTCACAACCACGACCACCATCACCTCCAGCAGCACCGCCGCCGCTCGCGCCTATCGCAGCCATGGCGGCTGCGGCGTCCGACCACTACGGCGCGTCCTCGGAGGCTGTGAGCGCGCAGCAGCAGGCTCCGTCCTACGGGGACGCGGTGCTGCTGCATAACGAGTACGCCACGCTGCAGAGCGGCGCACACGCGCTCGGGCACGCGCACCAGTGGCTGGCGGCACTCTCGCATCACGGGGACGCGCCGCCGTGGCCCTCGAGCCCGCTCGGCGAACAGGACGTGAAGCCCGCGCTGCAGGGGGACGGGGACGATCTCCGGCACTCGCCGGcgttacaacaacaacaacaacaacaacaacaacaacagcagcagcagcgagCCACTCACTTGGTTCATCCGCACGAGGGCGCGCATCACACGGCTTGGAGGACGACTAGCGCCGCGCACATGAGCGCGCACAACGGGCAGGGCGTGATGTACTCGCAGTCCGGCTACGGCAGTTTGACGGCGGAGGACGAGCACGGGCACGAGCACGAGCACCAGCACGGGCACGAGCATGGGCACGGGCATGGGCACGGGCACGAGCACTCGGACGACGACGTGCCCACGTCTGACGACCTGGAGCACTTCGCCAAGCAGTTCAAGCAGCGGCGCATCAAGCTGGGCTTCACGCAGGCGGACGTGGGCCTCGCGCTCGGCACGCTCTACGGCAACGTGTTCTCGCAGACCACCATCTGCAGGTTCGAGGCGCTGCAGCTGAGCTTCAAGAACATGTGCAAGCTCAAGCCGCTGCTCAACAAGTGGCTGGAGGAGGCCGACTCCACGTCGGGCAGCCCCACGAGCCTGGACAAGATCGCGGCGCAGGGGCGCAAGCGCAAGAAGCGCACGAGCATCGAGGTGGCTGTCAAGGGCGCGCTGGAGAGCCACTTCCTCAAGTGCCCGAAGCCCGGCGCGTCCGAGATCAACGCGCTGGCGGACAGCCTGCAGTTGGACAAGGAGGTGGTGCGCGTGTGGTTCTGCAACCGCAGACAGAAGGAGAAACGCATGACGCCCCAGTGTGGAGCGCTCGCGGAGGGCAAGGACCGCTACGACGACCACCACGATCACGACGACCGGACGCCGGTGCCGTGACCTCGCACGTGAACGAGCTGGACTTATCTCTTATTTGTGCCCTTAGCGGCGGAGGGAACGgcgaaagagaaagagaagagaaaaacaggAACGCGGGGGGGAGCCCAGAGACCCCTGAGGCACGCCGCGCGTTTTCTTATTCAATACAAGCGGAGGAGGCGGCGAGGGTGCTCCGGGGAGACGCTGCAGGAACGCGGCACGCACTAAAAACACTCCGAGCGAGGAAGATGAAGGGTATGAGCCCGAGGAGGCGCTCCGTCTGGTGGGAAGAGAATAGTGGGTTTGGGGGGAGAAAGGTGCCCAGCACGCCATCTTCCCTTCATTAAcacagggaagaaaaaaaagaacagcgTGACAGGACTGAAGAGGGTCTGCCATTCCATTTCAGCCCAGCGACAAGGCTTattgaaatataattattattattattgctattattataATTGATCTATATCTACACTCTTAAAGATGGGGTTCTGTAGAAGCATACTCACTCAAAGGTTACTCTCTGACGTTTAGCCTTTGTATGTTATATAGAGCACCTTATCAGTGCTATAGCACCCATTATCAGtgttaaataaatcattatCAGTGTTATAGGGGTCTAGGCCTACAGGACCGTTTTCAGTATTATTCAACAC is part of the Hoplias malabaricus isolate fHopMal1 chromosome 4, fHopMal1.hap1, whole genome shotgun sequence genome and encodes:
- the pou3f2a gene encoding POU domain, class 3, transcription factor 2a — encoded protein: MAAAASDHYGASSEAVSAQQQAPSYGDAVLLHNEYATLQSGAHALGHAHQWLAALSHHGDAPPWPSSPLGEQDVKPALQGDGDDLRHSPALQQQQQQQQQQQQQQRATHLVHPHEGAHHTAWRTTSAAHMSAHNGQGVMYSQSGYGSLTAEDEHGHEHEHQHGHEHGHGHGHGHEHSDDDVPTSDDLEHFAKQFKQRRIKLGFTQADVGLALGTLYGNVFSQTTICRFEALQLSFKNMCKLKPLLNKWLEEADSTSGSPTSLDKIAAQGRKRKKRTSIEVAVKGALESHFLKCPKPGASEINALADSLQLDKEVVRVWFCNRRQKEKRMTPQCGALAEGKDRYDDHHDHDDRTPVP